A genome region from Nycticebus coucang isolate mNycCou1 chromosome 22, mNycCou1.pri, whole genome shotgun sequence includes the following:
- the DIO1 gene encoding type I iodothyronine deiodinase, producing the protein MGLPQPGLWLKRLWVFLQVAVHVAVGKMLLILFPERVKQQILAMGQQTGMAKNPHFSHDNWIPTFFSTQYFWFVLKVRWQRLEDMTERGGLAPNCPVFRLSGQKCNIWDFMQGHRPLVLNFGSCTUPSFLFKFDQFKRLVEDFSSVADFLIIYIEEAHASDGWAFKNNVDIRTHRNLQDRLRAAHLLLARSPQCPVVVDTMQNQSSQLYAALPERLYVLQEGRILYKGKSGPWNYQPEEVRAVLEKLDN; encoded by the exons atggggctgccccagcctgggCTGTGGCTGAAGAGGCTCTGGGTATTCTTGCAGGTGGCTGTGCATGTGGCTGTGGGCAAAATGCTACTGATACTGTTTCCAGAGAGGGTCAAGCAGCAAATCCTGGCCATGGGCCAGCAGACTGGAATGGCCAAGAACCCCCACTTCAGCCATGACAACTGGATTCCCACCTTCTTCAGCACCCAGTATTTCTGGTTTGTCCTAAAGGTCCGTTGGCAGCGATTGGAGGACATGACTGAGAGAGGGGGACTTGCTCCAAACTGCCCGGTGTTCCGCCTCTCAGGACAGAAGTGCAACATCTGGGACTTCATGCAAG GCCACAGGCCACTGGTGCTGAATTTTGGAAGTTGCACCTGACCTTCGTTTCTTTTCAAATTTGACCAATTTAAGAGACTTGTTGAAGACTTTAGTTCCGTAGCAGATTTTCTCATCATTTACATTGAAGAAGCACATGCATCAG ATGGCTGGGCTTTTAAGAACAACGTGGACATCAGAACTCACCGGAACCTCCAGGACCGCCTGCGCGCAGCCCACCTGCTGCTGGCCAGGAGTCCCCAGTGCCCCGTGGTGGTGGACACGATGCAGAACCAGAGCAGCCAGCTCTATGCGGCACTGCCAGAGAGGCTCTACGTGCTCCAGGAGGGCAGGATCCTCTACAAG GGTAAATCCGGCCCTTGGAACTACCAACCAGAGGAAGTTCGTGCTGTTCTGGAAAAGCTCGACAATTAA